Part of the Candidatus Latescibacterota bacterium genome, AGAGAGACAAGCAGTTCATCCTTTTTAGCTTTTTTTACAAAAAGGACTTTCTGATCGATAAGCTCCACAGCGGGTTTATCGGGAGTTATGCTGACACGCACCGGGTCGTGGACCATAGTACGAGCAAGCGCTTCTATCTTCGGGGCCATGGTCGCCGAGAAGAACAAAGTCTGGCGCTCGGCTGGAATGTGGGACAACACCCGCTTGATGTCGGGAATGAAACCCATATCGAGCATTCTGTCGACTTCATCGAGAATAAAGACCTCTACCTCATTCAAGTGGATGAATCCCTGCTGAATAAGATCAAGAAGTCTGCCGGGGGTCGCCACAAGAATATCTACCCCGCGGTTCAGAGCTTTTACCTGATGGAACTGGCTTACTCCACCGAAGACCACCGTATTCTTGAGACGCAGAAATCGTCCATATGTCTGGATACTTTCCCTGATCTGAGCTGCAAGTTCACGTGTAGGAGCCAGAATAAGAGATCGGGGAGCACCTCTTCGGGGTCGACGGGGTTTTACTGCCAGCCGCTGAAGAAGAGGCAGGACAAAAGCAGCTGTCTTGCCTGTTCCTGTCTGGGCGGTGCCCATAAGGTCACTACCATTTAGAAGAAGCGGAATGCACTGCTCCTGAATAGGTGTGGGCGTTTTATATCCTTCGGCAGCTACGGCCCGTTGGATCTCCGGAATCAGACGGCTGAATACACCCTCGTGAAACTTGGGCTTTGCATGCTTTACATTCTGTTTTGCGCGGGGGTGCCGCACGTGTGCGTGTTCTTTCATTTTTTCCCTGGTCCGGCGATTTACAGATCTCTACCAGCCGGACGCATGGAAAAGAAAGGACCGCAATAATCGCGGCATGTGATGGGAACCGCCCTCTGGGCTGTTCCGGCACACCTTTTTCTCAACCATCGCAGATGTGCTTGCGTTGGGGGAAGATACCGAAATGAACCAATGTACGCAAGCGAAAAAAAGAACAAAACAGATTCGATTCGGATTTATACGAAGATCGGGCCTCAATTCTGCCGGTCCCAGTCAAGGACCAGCAGCTCTTCTGGAATTTTCGTGATCTCAGGATCGTCGGCTATCCGGGCATCGATTGACGCTTCATCGATCAAAGCTCCATAAATGTTCCCGGTCTTCGATAATACGATCCCCTCCTCTTCCAGCAACGGTACGGAAGATTCCAGAAGATCAACAAGATCCCGGCGCATCATATCGGCCGTTACCTGATCACCGTAATGCTCGTAAAGCTCTATTGCCCTGATAGTATAGTCCGGCTTTGACGGATCGAAATGGATCGCTCCCATCGAAAGGTATAGCGGTATGATCCTCATTCCTTCACTGCTGGATACTGCCGCGCCTGTGTCGAGAGCTTCGGCAACCAGAGCAGGCCTGGAAAGAGTCGAAAAAGCAATAATTGAAGTCAGAAGAGCAACAGCGATCCAGTTTCTCCGGTAAACCGGTTTTCGGCTGGATACCCGGCCGGCCAGGCGTACTCCATTCAGCGCCTGAGCGATCCAGACAAGCCCTCCAAGGACTGCCACTACACTTGCGATGATAAATACGTATTCAAGCGTATCTGGCTTTAGAGCGAATGCGCCGGCATACGCATTGAAATTCCAGAGCCAAAAGGCCCTCGACAGGTAGAGAAGAGAAATAGCAGTCAAGGACGCCATCCACATCGCCGCAACCGCATGTTTGGAGCGCCCGGCAACAAATAGTCCCATTCCCGGGCAGATAATGCCAAACAGCCCCGTTGCCAGGGGCCCCTTGATCCAGCGAGGCACTCGCCTGAGCCTCGGTCCCTCGAATCGCCCGGCAAGTATGACTGCTCTTGTCCAGGCTGAGACCCCGGATAAGATAGCTACC contains:
- a CDS encoding DEAD/DEAH box helicase codes for the protein MKEHAHVRHPRAKQNVKHAKPKFHEGVFSRLIPEIQRAVAAEGYKTPTPIQEQCIPLLLNGSDLMGTAQTGTGKTAAFVLPLLQRLAVKPRRPRRGAPRSLILAPTRELAAQIRESIQTYGRFLRLKNTVVFGGVSQFHQVKALNRGVDILVATPGRLLDLIQQGFIHLNEVEVFILDEVDRMLDMGFIPDIKRVLSHIPAERQTLFFSATMAPKIEALARTMVHDPVRVSITPDKPAVELIDQKVLFVKKAKKDELLVSLLKDPQINKALIFTQMKHAANRVVKKLYTAGIHGTAIHGNKTQAARTKALDGFRRDRFRVLVATDVAARGLDVDDITHVINYDLPVEAETYVHRIGRTARAGAAGNAISFCCAEDRAYLREIERLLGKPVPAELEHAYHSDEAFRSTQTAPKAFGRGGGRRRQGGRPSGHYARNRNSNRSRSRSGR